In Sander vitreus isolate 19-12246 chromosome 4, sanVit1, whole genome shotgun sequence, the genomic stretch tatttactgggTATCTAAAATAATAGgtcatcatttatttgttgatttatattttatgttaaaaatCTTTATGCCTGCAGCAACACAAATTTTCCTCTGGGACAAAtaataaattgattgattgataataatctgaatctgcaaaataACTACagctattaaataaatatagtggagtaaaaagtgcaatatttgcttccaaaatgtagtgaagtagaagtataaagtagtataaactcaagtaaaatacaagtatttcaaagtactgtacttgagtaaatgtactaagttaTATTCCACCACTTGTAAACACCttgaaaacagaacagaaaggtTTAATTAAGTATGGTCACCGATCTAAAAACAAGGTTGGTTTTAAAGGGGTCACTCCACTGAGTTCACccataaccctgatgacatcataaccctgatgatgttaTCAGTTATCTTAGATTGTGTGAAGTATTTTGCAAACTGGGGGTGTGGGGTTTGAAAGAGGCAGGCACTCACCGGTGCAGGTGGAGTCTTATGAAAGATGCtatttgattttgaccattcttttgatcacatttcagaaatatgtgtgtatgtagctTTAGTATGTGGTGCAGAATGAAGAATATATGGTACGACATACTGGAGACTGATCAGGAGACCACGATATGAAGATCCACTCGTAGCCCTGTGCATTCTGGGAGTCGAGACGGTATAGGATGTAGCAGGGCTCCTGGTCGTTGAGGAGAGGAAGCAAGAAGTGATCATAATCCTGGTCCCAGCTCTTTTCCGGCTCTCTGAAGGACCCTAGCACCAGCTGCTCTGAAAACCAGACCACTACTCATTACATACCTCACCGTCCCTATATGTAGCATGCCCTTTGCAGAGCACATTAACATGTACAGTAGAAGTTAGACTATAGTCCACAGTCAAACAATAATGATTTACACGTAGGAGTATTATTGCTTATTGAGGCAATCATTTATACAATACACAACttatttgatttaaaagaaaagtgatATCAGTCAATATTTTACTCTCCATATTCCCAActctattacatttttatatctgTTGActagattattttcatttttaaacgcAAATGAGCTACATATTTTCACTCCTTTTTGCTAAAGTGAAGTCATACTGATTGTGTCTTATTTTAAACTTTTGGACACTTTTTGACCCTATACATGATGTCTACCAAGTCTCTCTACATTTTAAGTACAGTATTCATCATATTCAAGTACAATACAAACAACgttagtgtatatatatatatatatatatgtggtgGCATTAAAACACAAATTTAAACTCCCAAACTATGTTGTACAGAAACAGTGTTATCAACCTTTATCTTTTGGTCAGCAAACaaccaattattttcattattgattaaaatGCTGATTATTTGTTTCCATCAATCAATTAATGgcttggtctgtaaaatgtcagaaaatctTGAAAAAAGGGGTTTTCTTAAATCCAAGCTGAAACCTTCACATatctttgttttgtctgaccaaacaAAGTCCAAAATTTTAAAAATGGAGAAAAGCAGCAatatcttcacatttgagaagctagaaCCTGAAAAATGTTGGCCTTTTTAATTGATTCCGAGAATATTTACCAactgattgattaattgtttcagctccatGGTCAACCACCAACACAGTCTCATCAGTCACCACTTCATGTGTAAACTCATAATGTCAGTCTGAAAACCTCAACTTAGAGTCTATGGGGTCTCTCCGTTTGCTCCATGTGCTGTGAAAGAATGCAAAGACTAGTCTCGGAGTCTTTCTGACTGACTTGAAAGGATGAGGTTACATCTCTTAAAGGAGTTGACAAAACCTAACAATGTAAATCAAAATTCTTGTAGCTTGGAAATCATAAAACATATGGCTAAAGTCTGATGGCCTTGTGAGGTGCAGGGGATTTCCTGACCATCTCTTGGGGCTTGTTGCTATTCTGAGACACAACACATTCCAGCTCTGCACCCACACATACTTTCCATTAGCTATTCTCTCTTATTCCCTGTCTTTATAGGTCCATGTTAGTATTAAACCGTATGTAAATGATTCACTTCTGTCTTTTTTCCTTCCAGTTTAAtactaaaaaatgtttaaatcatACTGTAAGCTATCAGAGGACAGTTTGCTGATAGGAAACTAAGTGGCATACCAAAGCCAGCGGTGATGAAATCGACCAGAATGATCTTGTTTCTCTTTTGACATTGGAACGAACATGAGTGTCACCAGGCAGCAGCAAGCAACCGTGTCACGTCACATGTTGCTTGAAATAGCCGAGTGACGCCCTGAAAGATCATAGTGCTTTAGTAAGGAAGTAAAACCGGCCTGACACTCTTTTCTGCTGTGAGATGGTCGGTCTTTGTAGCAGCAAACTCTTTTCTGTTGACATCAATACTTCCAATATTTGATATGGTAGGCACAACCCACAAAGATAGCCCAAGAATGAATCTGTCATGAATCTGATTACAGCGTCAGATAGCAAAACAAGATATAAACACCTCATGAACATATTAATCCATCTCCATAATCTGCTACCTAGAGACCTATTGCCTCACTGACCATTTTTCCCAGACTGCTCAGCTGACACACTGGATGTCTGTTCTCACACAGCTGTCCTCTATTTATAGAAGTTAGATGGTTTGTAGCAGTGGTTAAGCAatgttgtttttggtttgtaACCCCTTAATACGAAGCCACGTCTACTTGTGATGACGCATTTCTTTTTCTCGCATGAAAACAATCTGAGAATTGAAAATGATTCTTCAATTAGGccccagtttgtgcctctcatAGAGCCCAGTATCCATTTTTTTCCCAAACAACTAGATGGCCAGCAACACTTACTGCTGTTCTGAAGATATTAcaatctgtctctctatctggaTGAACAAATATTGTGTTTACTGCACGACAACAAAGAAGTTCAACCCAAAGATAATAGCCAGATATAACACGTAGGCTTTCTAAAAGTGTGAAAccaaatttaaaaaattgtACAGTTATTTTAGTCTATACTGTTTACAttgtattattttgtgtgtatcGTACAAAAACAAGCAAGGATGTCATTTCCAGctacctgcatgaagaaaaacattaaaaagatgTTGTATTGAGCAGCAAACCACATGGTTAGAAGAGTTAAACAACCTTGTGTGTGATTATAAAGATCACCGTTAGTTAATTTCTCACAAAAACCTCTGAGACTCGAATGTAATGGTAAATACACGAGGCACAAACTAAATTGAAGTGATTTCTGGTCATGTGAATACATTTTAGAGGGCTGATGAcgtaaaaactaatttaaaaaaagcatcatCTTATATCAACGGATAATCTTGCATTTTATTATTCCTACCACGATAATCATCTTGTCATCATGGGTTAAGAATAAAGTTTGCAGCTCATTAAAAAAGGACATGACTTGCTTCTTGAGCCaccaaaaacacttaaaaatctTCTTAATCAACACTGAAAGTATATAAAAGTAACTATTTATACATATTGCTCTTACACAATACTGAATACTTACACCTCTAAAAATCTTTCAAATGAAACGGTCAAAAAAGGAAGAAATGCTCTTTGATTGAACTGTTCACAACTCATGTCCACACAAAGACCATGTGTGATTAGAGGTCACAAGTAGACATTTTAAAGGGGTCACAAACCAAAAACGTTTGCAACCCCTGTCTGAGAATTCATCCTTGTATTAAGAACTTATTTTCCAAGATGACACTGAGTTGTTGAGACTCAATTGGTAATGTGACATGGTCTGGACAGTTGCCCAACAGATGGTGTGagatattttttctcagatttaaAGCAATCCACCTACCATAAGCTAGAAATTAAACAAGTactttaaaaacacactgtgaTACACAAAACATATATCATGGATGATTTATATCTTACATCCCACTGAGGGCTGACTCATCCCTGTTTGACTGCTCCACTGTACGCCATCCTGGGCCACTCACCGTCTTGGATGCGCACCTTGATGAGGCGCATTGCTCCACCTCTTGCCCTGGCCAGGAACTCCCTCAGCTCTGGCGTCACCACTAGTGCAAGAAACATGGCGGGTCAGCAGTCTCTTCCTCCCGCCAAGCACTGTAGCAGGGGTGataagagacagaggaaaaagcCACACAGAGGATTGGAGCTCCACTGCACCAGGCCCAAATATTCAGTCTAGTCAAGAGACACTTAAGTCCAAACAGAgcctgttgaaaaaaaacgtccTTTACTTCAGATGATGTGACTCAGTAGAGTTCTGAATGCTGAATAAGACGATCGTCGAGTGCGTCTGGACTCgttgagtgtgtgtgacagtaTGAAAAGGGGCATCGCTAAAGTAACTAGGACAGTATCATGTGCACATAGACAGGGAACCTGATCACCTCTCCCAAATTTAGACTGTCCAGCCCTGGGTACTGGCCTGTCACACCCCCACCACACACCAGGACCTGGAGGAAGAGACCTtgacctgcaaaactaattacCAACTTCTGTACCAAGAACAATTCAAATCAGTTAATGAGCAAGCTACTAGTAGGGTGGTATTTATAAGATCTCTGGGGCAGTCACCCCACTGCACTACTATTTTTactattaacacacacacaattaacacACATTAATGGACCACTCTCATCTTCTCATCAGTTGTATGTTATTTGAGCAAAAACCCCAATATCTGGCGGTTTATGAATTATAAATCACGATCTAGGCTGaggttgggggaaaaaaatgcacaaatataattatatcttatttaaaaaaaaaggtgcataTTGTTTTGGAAAGGTTACCCAATATATTGAACTTTGTCAATCTCAACTTACTCGACACATGACAACCGTGATGGTCAACAGATTGTGcaagatgtttttgccgtcaCAAATCACCTGGACATGGTGACAGCATTTTCCCAATCTCAGGTCCATAGATTAAAGACTACTATATTTAAAGTTCCTAATAACACCAGCTTTAAATTATACAATAATTTAAACTGGAAATTCAACCTGAAAATGGATATTACACTGACAACTAAAACTCATAGTAaagattttatatataaaaaaaaaaatcatataaactAGATACAAAACTGTCAATATTCTCCTGGGTAATAACCCTAAAAATAATTTGTACTTTCAAAAGTGTTACATAAATGTGATCTATATTGCAAAGATGCTATATAAAGTTCACTATATCATCTTAAGGTTTCGGCCATTTAAACTGACTTTCTAAACTGATAAAGGTGAATTAGGATTattcatgaaaaataaaaaccaatGGCTGAATCAGATAAATTTTTCTGGCCACACTGGATCTCTCCATGACTTGTGTAATATGCATGTTCACAAACCACAACACAATAATaagttgacaaaacaaaaatcttacAAAGAAACAGTTTAATGTTaaatagaaatataaaaaagaatagACAAATGATCCATTTTTGCAAACTACTTATGTACAATTTGAATTTAACGCTTCCTGTGTAATTTACAATGAGCTGGCTGTGCTGACCCCTGCTGCTCACTTTGACTTTGGCCTTCAACAGAAGCCTTGCCTTCACTTTGTTGCAATCAGTCATCGATGGTCGGGAGCCAGAATGCCTGAAAGATAAGAAAGCATTCAAAACGTCTCATCACTTAAGAACCATTTTGTGTTTGCTGAGATTTTTGAATTTTTGGTGAGTTTcgccattcttttttttttttttaactaaactaTCTAACTAAGAAATACGTATATCTAATTTATATGTTGTCTTGCTTTGCATTTTTTCCACCTGAtgatgagatagatagagattatatatatatataaaaagatttttttatgggcatttccacctttaatgataggacagctcagacatgaaaggggagaggaaaggggagagagatggggggggacatgcaggaaaaccgtcacaggtcggactcgaaccctagaccttctgcatcgaggaataaacctctatatatgtgcgcctgctataccaactgagctaaccggccacccGCCTGATCGACGTGACAAGCTCACTTTCGCACAGTTGTATCCCGCACGTAAGGTTTTAGACTGGAGTCATCAAGAGTGTTACAAAAACCACAATAACAATGTAATAATGTGACTTAGAAGAAGATTAAGTCCATGAAATGCTCAGTTTAGTGACATCACATTTCACCAACAAGTTATTGGTACCAAATTACCCCCAAAAcaacttatggcgtttttccaccgctagtaccagctctactctgctcgaccgcggtgccccgtcctcctttttccattgcagatttagtacacgtgtgaggcgagcgtggctgatCGTCATAGCGGcaccgcagtaaactgccgtgacctaacgcgacacacacagaacttcgaaggtgtgttgttgttgccacagccagaagacacattttgtttcaaatgaagctggaggcagcaaaaaaacaaacaaaaaaaaacccacagctggctaaactatttcaaaatggcaggtttgttcaggacacccccctctgttgctttcacgtcacctttcggtatcggctcagctcgcttggaacctcgacggaggtggtactaaaaaaagtacctgttagcaggtaccaggtactttttttcgtaatggaaaaccaaaaaaggcgagtagagtcgaggcgagcaggtaccatgtaatggaaaagcgccattagaTGACATATTTACTACCTAATGCAGCTTCCAAAGAAGTCATTTAGAAATCTGCTTCAGTAATGCTTTTAGCCCCCCACTCACCATGTTGGAGCAGGCACTCGCAAACGTCATGAACTTGGGGTTGAACTGCAGGCAGGTAATTGGTCCTGTGTGCTTCCCGTCTAATAAAGCCACCTTCATACCGCTCTCTGCATTCCACACGTGGATTTTCCCATCTTCAGAGCCTGAAAtatatgaacaaaacaaaaacacgttGAAAACATGACCAGCACTACTGTTATGACGATCAAGTCTGTGAAGAAAACACCTTTATTTGTCAAAATAATGGTGTTTGTGAGACATTTCATATATCGGCCTTCTGCAACATCACTGAGCAGAGCAGAGATCTTGTTGTATTATTATGCAAACCGTTTCCTCTGCAGCAGCACTAGGATTTAGGAATTGATTTTTGTACTTTCCTAAGCTATTCCTATTATTTGTTTGTCTATGTATGGCTTTAGTATAACTCAAAATCAATTGATTTAGGGCTTTTTACGGTTGTGATAAAGCTCCTTAAAAGTAAATAATGTATGAATCCATTtccaaaacagagagagaaacaagagaAAAAGCGCGATCTTAACTTACCGATCATAACAAACTGAGAATCCGGGGTGAATGATGCCTCCAGTGTTACacatttattgttgttgtagCCCTGTGGTTGAATGAATAACAGCATCCATGAGAAACTATTTTGTGCACATTAGTACTGCAACAGTAAACAGTTTGTTGGTACGATCTTCATAAattaaatttttaaaaaaaggaaaaatttgAAAACTCATGTGTTACTGAATGGGTGTGATTTGACCGTGTGAGGGTTTTTACAAACGTTTGTAATTTTCACTGCGACACGGTCCTGTGCGATTTAGATGTgaaatctgtttttcttttcttttaaagtaaTACATATTTTCACACATCGTGCGTGTCAATGAGTCGTCTCTTACCCCAAAGGAATGTAACACGGCACCCTTAAAAGCATCTAAGACACGAAGGGCTCCACCATTAGTAGAAAGAAGAATGAGTTTTCCATCATTGCTAAACTTCAGTCCTGTCCACTCACACGTCCGGTCATACTGAAGCTTGAAGGTTGCAAAAGGACCCTGTTGACGAGATGCGCCATGAATATTGTTGCTCCTATTAAATCAAAGCTATTTCTTTCACATGTTAGACTAACACCTCATGAAgggtctctcacacacaaacacttcttACCTTGTCAAACGACCGCAGATCATAAAGTTTAACCATCTCTGAATTAATTCCTGCAGCAAATATTAGACCCTCTGGATCAAAAGAGCACACCGGCTTCCCCTGCAGGTGCATCAAACCCTAAAATTGACACATGACAAGAGAAGGTCAATATCAGCTAGATCCCTTGTGTACTTTTAATTTTACGGCAACACCATTGGATGgtcaccaaataaaaaaaacaaaaaaaaaggggggactcACCTGACAGTTAGGTGACCGCAAATCCCACAGTCTGATCGTTTTATCTAATGAGCCAGATATAAATGTGTCGTCCACAGGAGACATGGAGAGAGACGTCACTCTGGTCACACAttaaaaaaggaagaggaaaaCATGAGAACAGAGCAACTTCCAACTCAGCACTCTACATCAAATCAAGGTACAGACAGACCAGCATAAATCCAGTACTCACCTTTTGTTATGCCCAGGAAAGTAGCGGATGTATTTGTTGTCATGAAGGGACAGGTACCGGATAGTATCTTAAAGaataacacaataacaaaatgaCCAAATTATACAAAAAACATGGCCAGCAACAGCAAGAAACAAGCTGGCAACCAAACATGAAGTTGATTACAGGCAGGTGTGCTGAGTTGACTCAACCGTGGGCAAGGCAGTCACTTGTACAGTTAGCTCCTGTATGGGGCAGAATCACAGACCCTCAAACTGTACAAACAACTACCTCAGACCAAAGTGAGTAGAGTGTCCCGCGATCCAGCAGCAGTCCACAGGGGTCACGCATACATCAACTACAGCTCAATTAGTAAAACACACCTTACCCTACAGCTTATACTGTAGATAGAACTAATATGTCAAGGCAAGATAATGTTTACAATGCAGATAATCGtaaatattgcgatatgatttaAATGTCTTCTCCTGCATCAGTGAAATAAATTCACTACTCTGGATGCATATGATCGACTAGCTGAGTGAAATGCGCAACAAATGTTTCTACGTCTATGGCGCTAAATTCCCAGTATTAATGATCACAAATCACATTTTCATAACAGGCCAATAAACACTGGGATATCTGATTCGTAGATGAATTCTTCATTCTGCGATATATCAACAATGCCATATTGGACACAGCCTGAAACGTATTCATGCTACCAAACAAAAACTACCAACAAGTATTTGTGCATCAACATACCATCGATTTTGTTGGAACTGTAGACCACAGTGTTTGCAGCATGTGTGTACCTGATCAGATCCACTCCATACTTTTTGCTGTAGAGAGTCCTCTTGGGTCTGCCATATATCAGATTACGAGATGGGGGGGAAAGAGCATTTGAATCAATGAATGATATTAATCTGTACAGACAAATAATCTAGTTGTATTTTTATAAATTAGCCTATTGCCCTTTTACTCATCATTCACAAAATTACTGAACACATCAGCCTCAAATGATCAGAGAAttgctttttctttgtttaaaatCTTTATGTTTTCACTACTGAAAGATGAGTCTTTGACTGCTGGTCAACATGTTAAGACACTGCTTTAAAACCATTTACTGATAAGAGTTCGCGATTTTAACCTGTAAATCAGATCAATTCTGGCTGCAACTAGCAATTGTGCTCATTATTGGTTACTTTTTCTTATTCATAGAttcattgtttggtctatacaaTGTCAGAAAAGAGTGCAAAATGTCTGTCACaatttcaaattgcttgttttgtccaccatAAAAACCCTAGAGATATACAATTTACCATTAcataagaaaagcagcaaatgttCACATTCACAGACATCCTCTCAGTACTATTTATGTTAGACTATTACTCAAAATCATTGATGGATCAATAGATACTGACGAGTTGGTAGCAGCCCCTGTTCCACCCctgcaaggttttttttttttttttttttaaatcaactcaAACATGACGTTACCTAACAATTACTAGCCTAGATAGACACATAGATTAAGGTCTAACGTTATTTCTAACACGATGGCTACAAAACGGACGGAGTTAACGATAATGTTGCAAGAAGAAGACATTTTACATCTCATACAATCGCTGCTGAGCATTATCGCAGTGCAGCAGGCCTCGCTAGCTAGCATagcaagtaacgttagctaacgtcaaAAACAATAGAGCAAAATGAACAGAAACCGCTCTTACTTTCCCTCTTGGCAGTCGTACAAGACTAAGGAATCGTCGTCGCTGCTGGAAATAATTGTTTCTCCATTCGAACTGAAATCGAAACAATTAATTTTGTCTGAGTTTTCTCGAAACACCTTAGCAACTCTAAAGCTCCGCAGCACATTGTCCGTCAGCTTCATGATGGCCTCGGTAAGTCTGAGGGGAAGCAGGCCCTCGTTTTACTTTAAATCAGTTAGCAGATGTCACCAATTGTAATTTGGacttatatattacatatatgaACTTATGTGGTACTACCAGTTCTTTTTTAAAGAAGTGTAGTTCaaaaacagcgacgaaagcccgCCTGTAATACTTCTGATCCACGGGAGTAAAGAGGAGGGAGCGAAAAGCACCGCCTTCGCGACGTTGGTGACGCGCATTTCATCATCTGACACGAGCGTTGGTCGGAAACCACGCTATGTGATAGTTATCGCGATATATGTGAAAGTTCAAAGTTCAAAGCCatagaaaacagaaaatgcGTTATTCCAGTGAATTAACAATGAGATGTTAAGAGTAAGAGTCAAGTTGAGGTAtagaataatatataatatataatattttgctCTTATACCCATCTGCACAGACATATTATCTGACTCTTTCTCGTCATTTGTCTGTAGGCTACCATTATTAGCAATTTGATTATTAGTAGGTGCCGCTCTGGTCCAGCACTTTCTGTCACATTTGTCAGCCTGTTCTATTTTCTGTCAGCTTCTAGGTTTTGCTCCAGGAAGCAACATGGACGCAGGAGaagtgaagaagaaaataacagcCGGAGTTCTATCCTTACAGAAAGGAACGTCTGAGGTATAAACCAACTTTAACTGAATATGTCAACAGCCCATGTCAAGAGTGCGGACATTTGTTTGGATAGTGTAAAAGATTGAGGGTGATCATGGTAacgtacatttatttataaatcattCAACGCTATTTCGTGAAGGGTCTGTGTTATGTTTGTTGGTAGGTGATATGCTATGGATAAAATCCTCTATCACGATATATGTAGTTTGATATCACTAGTAGGCTACTACATAAATATATAGGGCTATCATGATATAATAGGGCTGGGCGGTATGGCCAAAATCGTATGGCGATAAAGATACAGTATCACGATATAGAAAGTTTTCTGgtcatttaataaataaatagtctataTAAATAACCACATTGTAAGCCTATATTTTGTATACTTCTGTGTGTATTAAATGAGAAGTACtgagtattttctcattttattaagaaaattaaaatacagtGCAAGGATCAGAACATGGTGTCCAAATGACGTAAATAGGCCTATTGCCTTATTGCAGTTTGGCTGCTGGTTTTTCCGACGTGCAACAATATAGAAGAAAATATACGATACACATATCGTTTTGACGATATATATGGTCATATTTCCCAGCCCTAtgataatacattttctggaaAATTGAGAAATTGTTTATAGATAAAATAACCAGATGGGTTATTTGCTCATGACAAGACAAAGTACTTCACGTTGgtgcaaaagtaaaaattcaTATCAAAATCTTATATTGTAGCCTATAGCAGTCCTGCTCAT encodes the following:
- the wdr82 gene encoding WD repeat-containing protein 82, translated to MKLTDNVLRSFRVAKVFRENSDKINCFDFSSNGETIISSSDDDSLVLYDCQEGKPKRTLYSKKYGVDLIRYTHAANTVVYSSNKIDDTIRYLSLHDNKYIRYFPGHNKRVTSLSMSPVDDTFISGSLDKTIRLWDLRSPNCQGLMHLQGKPVCSFDPEGLIFAAGINSEMVKLYDLRSFDKGPFATFKLQYDRTCEWTGLKFSNDGKLILLSTNGGALRVLDAFKGAVLHSFGGYNNNKCVTLEASFTPDSQFVMIGSEDGKIHVWNAESGMKVALLDGKHTGPITCLQFNPKFMTFASACSNMAFWLPTIDD